Proteins encoded in a region of the Esox lucius isolate fEsoLuc1 chromosome 9, fEsoLuc1.pri, whole genome shotgun sequence genome:
- the cacng5a gene encoding calcium channel, voltage-dependent, gamma subunit 5a isoform X2 produces the protein MTLCGRKALTLLSSVFAVCALGLLGIAVSTDYWLYLEEGVILPLNQSAEVRMSLHSGLWRVCFIAGDEKGRCFTIDYVMPTNMQLTSESTASVLKMIRSATPFPLVSLFFMFIGFVLSNIGHIRPHRTILAFISGIFFILSGLSLVVGLVLYISSINDEMLNRTKTNEAYFSYKYGWSFAFAAISFLLTETAGVMSVYLFMKRYTAEEMYRPHPGLYGPRHSNCSNYSGQFLHPDAWAQRGRSPSSISSDASLQMNHSTFPVLLKCPEYDHMSSSPC, from the exons ATGACCCTGTGTGGCAGGAAGGCACTGACGTTGCTGAGCAGCGTGTTTGCTGTGTGCGCCTTGGGCCTGTTGGGCATTGCTGTCAGTACCGACTACTGGCTCTACCTGGAGGAGGGCGTCATCCTACCCCTCAACCAGAGCGCCGAGGTACGAATGTCCCTGCACTCTGGCCTGTGGAGGGTCTGCTTCATAGCTG GGGATGAGAAAGGCCGCTGTTTCACCATCGATTACGTGATGCCCACCAACATGCAGCTGACATCTGAGTCTACTGCCAGCGTGCTGA AGATGATCCGTTCAGCCACTCCATTTCCCCTGGTCAGTCTTTTCTTTATGTTCATTGGTTTCGTTCTAAGCAACATCGGACACATCCGGCCCCATCGCACCATCCTGGCTTTCATCTCCGGAATCTTCTTCATCCTCTCAG GTCTCTCTCTAGTAGTAGGCCTGGTGTTGTACATCTCCAGCATTAATGATGAGATGCTGAATAGGACCAAGACAAACGAGGCCTACTTCAGCTACAAGTATGGATGGTCCTTTGCCTTCGCTGCCATCTCCTTCCTACTCACTGAA ACAGCAGGTGTTATGTCCGTCTACCTGTTCATGAAGCGCTACACTGCTGAGGAGATGTACAGGCCTCACCCAGGCCTCTACGGGCCCCGCCACAGCAACTGCTCCAACTACTCCGGTCAGTTCCTACACCCGGACGCTTGGGCACAGCGTGGCCGCAGCCCCTCCAGCATCTCAAGCGACGCCTCCCTCCAGATGAACCACTCCACCTTCCCGGTTCTTCTCAAGTGTCCCGAGTATGACCACATGTCCTCCTCCCCTTGCTGA
- the cacng5a gene encoding calcium channel, voltage-dependent, gamma subunit 5a isoform X1, which translates to MTLCGRKALTLLSSVFAVCALGLLGIAVSTDYWLYLEEGVILPLNQSAEVRMSLHSGLWRVCFIAVMPSPMQVFPGRKSGDEKGRCFTIDYVMPTNMQLTSESTASVLKMIRSATPFPLVSLFFMFIGFVLSNIGHIRPHRTILAFISGIFFILSGLSLVVGLVLYISSINDEMLNRTKTNEAYFSYKYGWSFAFAAISFLLTETAGVMSVYLFMKRYTAEEMYRPHPGLYGPRHSNCSNYSGQFLHPDAWAQRGRSPSSISSDASLQMNHSTFPVLLKCPEYDHMSSSPC; encoded by the exons ATGACCCTGTGTGGCAGGAAGGCACTGACGTTGCTGAGCAGCGTGTTTGCTGTGTGCGCCTTGGGCCTGTTGGGCATTGCTGTCAGTACCGACTACTGGCTCTACCTGGAGGAGGGCGTCATCCTACCCCTCAACCAGAGCGCCGAGGTACGAATGTCCCTGCACTCTGGCCTGTGGAGGGTCTGCTTCATAGCTG TGATGCCATCACCTATGCAGGTGTTTCCCGGACGTAAATCAG GGGATGAGAAAGGCCGCTGTTTCACCATCGATTACGTGATGCCCACCAACATGCAGCTGACATCTGAGTCTACTGCCAGCGTGCTGA AGATGATCCGTTCAGCCACTCCATTTCCCCTGGTCAGTCTTTTCTTTATGTTCATTGGTTTCGTTCTAAGCAACATCGGACACATCCGGCCCCATCGCACCATCCTGGCTTTCATCTCCGGAATCTTCTTCATCCTCTCAG GTCTCTCTCTAGTAGTAGGCCTGGTGTTGTACATCTCCAGCATTAATGATGAGATGCTGAATAGGACCAAGACAAACGAGGCCTACTTCAGCTACAAGTATGGATGGTCCTTTGCCTTCGCTGCCATCTCCTTCCTACTCACTGAA ACAGCAGGTGTTATGTCCGTCTACCTGTTCATGAAGCGCTACACTGCTGAGGAGATGTACAGGCCTCACCCAGGCCTCTACGGGCCCCGCCACAGCAACTGCTCCAACTACTCCGGTCAGTTCCTACACCCGGACGCTTGGGCACAGCGTGGCCGCAGCCCCTCCAGCATCTCAAGCGACGCCTCCCTCCAGATGAACCACTCCACCTTCCCGGTTCTTCTCAAGTGTCCCGAGTATGACCACATGTCCTCCTCCCCTTGCTGA